TCTATCATCTGGAATGACTCTTCAGAAGGACACTCCATTGTCTAGATCGACTAGTGATGGATACGAGGCATCTGGTGGGGAGGATAGTGATCGTGTGCCTACCCGAATTGTGCAAAGGTCAACTAGGTGGAGTAGCATTCTTTTTGGCTCTGATCAACAAGATGATAGAGTCAGAAGATTGATGGTCCCGTCTTCATCAAGCCAGGCTAACATCAGGAAGCATTGAACCTCCAAACATACTTGGGAATTCTTCTGTAAGCTCTTGAAGCTACATGATCTGTTAACATTTCTTAATTTGTTGATGATGTTTGCCCAGTAGTATATACCTTCAACTTGGCCTGTTCCATTGTCCGTTGAGTtcaaatttttggatttttgggtGAGAGAAGTGCTGTAAATGTCTAGTGGAAAAAAAACTTTCTATTCTCTTGTCCTCAAATGCAGCATTCAATGATCACTTCTTGCTGCCATCACTTAGATGTGAATTTCTACTTAACAAATTTTTTGGGAGTGCCTTCAATGTTCTAATGTTGGGATCTCTTGCTTGCCTTACTATTCTTGATACAATGACTACTTAAATGTTTGCCAGAGGTTAGATACTTGTCAAGGGTCAATCgtaaacaatctctctaatCCATAAAGGTAGAGATAAGGTTGCGTACATTTTACCTTTTTCCAAACTCTACTCGTGGAATTAtactgggtttgttgttgtaGAGAACTCTTGGTTTGCCTACATGAAACTATATCTTAGCATACTAACAATACTGCATTACTCAAATTTCAGTAAATCATTAACTTCATATTTCAAATATTCAACAAGGATTAAAGTTCCAATTTATGGCATCCGAATCAACTCTCACTGGCAAAGTTTGCGAAAATAGTCCGTCTCCGGTGACCAGCAGAATGTGGAAGAGATGGTCAGTCACTCTGAAGAGATAGCAAACTCTTGAAAGATCCTTCCTCTGTGCTCGAAATTTCTGAACTCGTCAAAACTAGCACAACCAGGACTCAGTACAATGGCATCGCCACGTTGTGCTATACTCCTTGCCAAACTCACAGCATCCTTAAGAATTTCAGCATTCAAACAAGGAATAGTCAGACCATTAGCACAGAGTGTCTTCTGTATCATCTTTCCTGAAAATCCAAAAGTGATAACTCCCCGATGGTGTCGAAGAGGTTCAACCAGCTGCTCAAATCCATTAGAACCTTTCATCTTTACCTCCTTTGCAACACCACCAAGTAGAACCACTGACTTCAGCTCAAAACCAATCAAACCAAAATATGTTGCTTCAACATTTGTTGCCTTGCTGTCATCAACGTAAACTATTCCATCATCGTCTACATGAACAACTTGCATTCGATGAGGCAGAGTTGTCAATTTGGAAATTGTTGAACTAAAAGCTTCAGCTTTGATCTCAATATCCAACCCAAGAACTGATAATGCAGCCACTGCAGCATTGGTGTAATTGTGCTTCCCAACTGCCTTCAGCTCACTCAATTGTAATTGTGAAACACAGCCTAATGTAGGAAGCTTTAACTCAGCAATCTTCGCCTCCACATCAACGTTCACACCAGGGGAACCTCCAATCCAAGCAAGACTAACACCATCCGCGTGATCCATAACTGCTTCATCAAGATATGGATTTCCAAGTGGAAGAATACCAATTTTATTCCCTCTCATGTGAGAAAAGATACGACACTTGATTGTAGCATAGTTCTTCATCACTTGGTGTCGTTCAAGATGATCAGGAGTAAGATTTAGGATCACAGCAACCGAAGGACAAAAGTATTTCGGTGGGATTTCCAGCTGATAACTACTCACCTCCACCACAGCCACCTCTAAAGGTCTCCGGTTAGACGAATGAAAACCAGCTTCTGAGAGTGGAACTCCAAGGTTACCACCAACAAACGTCTCGAAACCCAAATGATTAAGTATCTGTCCTGCAAATGTGGTAACAGTAGACTTCCCATTAGTTCCTGTAACAGCTAAAACCTTAGTACAACTCGGAATAACTTGCGCAGCAAAATCTAACTCTGAGAGTACTTCCTTCCCCGAACATATCATTGATTGAATTCCATACTTTTCCAGTGGAATTCCAGGAGAAACGATAACTATATCCGCCTCTTTCAGAATCTTAtcatcaaaattaccaaaaaatgtCTTCAAATCAGCATTTTTCAGATCTAAGAAACTATTATTTATGTTAAATGTTGATCCTGAATTCTCATTTTGATCAATGGCTATAACTGAAGCACCTCTAGCAAGAGCAAGTTTTGTAGCAGCTGAGCCTGATTTTCCAAGGCCAATTATAGCAACTTTTTGACCCTTGAGGTCTTGTTCAGGGTAGAAGGATTGAATTTTTGTATGTGAGTTAAAGAGCTTTGAGCTCACTTTCAAGCTTGAAGCTTTAAGCATTTCGAGTCGTATTTGAGTTCAATTAGTCTGATAGATTGAAGAATTTGGACTATGGGAAGAAGATGATGGCTGTGAAATTGGGGAAAATGAAGGAGAACAGTATACAGAGTATTGTCCccatttttgcttcttttttcttaaagtgATTTTAATTAGAAGTAATACATAAACGTACtttttaatttggttttaacttttaaccAACATTTATGCCTTCTCAACTTTGAATGTGCACAAGTACTTactttaatttgtataaaattgaatgaatAGACATATGTGTCCTGCGTGACACAATACACATAGGGTCACTAATCCAGATAGGAACATTGTAGATCATGCATATTGACTGGCAATATTCAAGTGTTTATTTGTTCAAGTTTTAAATAGTTAAAGTGTGTATTTGTGCACTGTAAAGTTATAGGTCATAATTGTTAATTgaatatgccctttaacttagCTTCAACTTACAtctatgtcctccaactttgagtgtgcataagtagtagacacttaaacttgcaTAAGATTGAACAAGTAGAGACATTCGTCATATATGGCAATTTTGTGTCCAATGTGacgtcctacatgtattatgacACGTAGTATGTATGTGTCTAcctattcaattttatacaaatttacgtgtctacttgtgcacatccaaagttaGAGGGAATAAATGTTAGCTGAAGTATATTTAAAGGACATGAATATGTATTATGCTGAATCCAGAGAAGCTCTAAATTATTTAATGACAAAAATGctcaataactaattcatgtatTATGAACTTGGGATTCTCTTATTAAATAACTACTTTACAACAATACATTCATTACTATTAATCTTTGCATATATAAACAAATGAAGTAGATTTTTCAGATAATCATTTAACTCGTTAAGTCATTTTCtttgctaaaaaaaattagaaacaagaaaaaatgtaaattttttgagataataactattaaCTAAGTAATCATACGAAGAATTAACCTACAAACTACAAACAAATAGAGCCCCTAgagaaattaaacaaattacaCAATGGCATGATTCTTCTCATCGTCTAAGGGCAAATATACAAACTCGTCTGCAAACTTGCCTCCGATTTCCTCCAAGGTCAATTTTCCGCCATTAAAGTCGTTGCAGTACATATACAGAAGCACATTCTTCATAAGTAACTCTCTAATCCCAGAAGATGCCAGTATCCACCACATCATAGTAGCCATTACCTGTGGCGAAGTCAGAATTTTAGTTAAAGATGTTGAAGAtctatctttgaaaaataatttttgatctATATAGTTCGTATAATTACCATCAGAATGCTCCACCAACCAGACTTGACTAGACCATACAGCATAGTACTGGCTAAAAAGACGTTAGAACCAATCACCATAAGCCCGAAATTCAAATGTATCCGAAAAGCTACTGATCTCTTCTCTTTTACCAAATAAGCACTTGATCTCCTCAGTGTTTCGAAACCTGATTTTGATTCAACCACTGCTATCACATAAGCTAATGACCAGTTTACCTGTAGCCATAGCAGGATCGGTAACACCACAATAAACGCAAAAAATAACAAGTGATTTGAGTCGGATTTGATCCGAGAGATTGGAGAATTTGGGATAAGAGAAGCAGAACTAGTGCGAAAATAAGAGTGATCGAAATGAAAATGGTGTGAGAAATGATAAAGGTGGAGAGAAGAGGGAAAAAGGAATTTCTGATGGATTTAATAGATGAAATGAAGGTGATGGATCTATCGTGGCACGCTTGAGTAACGGAGCTGTATGTAATTGTGGCTACGGCACAAAAGAAAAACAGGGCGGGAAACAGAGCGTAGACTAGTAATACAATAACTTCGAAATTGGGAAAGAAAAGACGGGGTTGTGACGAAATCTGGATGAAAGAGAGCAAGGTGGAAACAAGGATATAAAATAAGAGAGGAAGAGATAGGTAAGAGGTAAAGGATTGTAAGGACATTGAAATGATCAGAATTAGCTTTGTATATGTGATCTAATGATATTTGAATATCGTTCCATATGCGATCAAGTTCCATCGACATTGGAGGTAGATAATGGATGACGAGCAACAAtggaagaagaacaagaagaagatgatgaatgCTGTGAAAtggaaaaatgaaagaaattgtTCCAGCTAAAGCCTTTTCATTGACTATTTAGCTCAAGAAGcaatcaaaaaattatttttaatagtagGATTGAAAAATAATTCTTATCAGTTATGTTGCTCAAACACTCCAGTGGAGCCTTTTCTTTGACTAATTATGCCGCATCTAACGGAGAAAGGGCTTTGCATTAGGATACTTCAAAATTTGAACCTGAAACTTTTGGTTAAGAATAAAGAGATCTTAATCCTTCAACCACACTTGGGGTCCAGATTTATGTATTGTAgtcattttgattttcttttttcaagggAAAGAACATAGATATATTTTGGAATTTAGTTTGACAGTTAATTGTGGAGCCCTACAAGTAAAATAAAGAAGTCTAATGCTTCTTGAAGTTAATCAAAGACTTAGATAAAGTCTAGTGCTTTTCTTTCTTCCCGTGGATGATGACTTGTGCATCTTTGACATTGAAGTAGTTTGGAGGCAACATATATTTTCCTTCCATGGAGTTTCGAAATGGTAAGTCAATAATATATCATGACTATTAAAGGTAGAGTAATCCCGTCAATTTCACCACACTCTATAACAATAAGAGGTCATTACGGAGGAATGGGTAGTAGAATATGTGAGTaggttcatttttacttattcattatttcaaaaataggtTTTCATATGAGTATCTTAGGGAACATTGAGTTGTATATGCCATGCACGGACTTGAAATGGTGAAAAATTATCCTTGGAGATCGGAGTAACTAAACAATTCATCACTCAAAGATTCATATCTTGGTACCAATGGTAAGAGTACTTCCAAATTCATATGCTTAAAACAATATTGGTTCTAACTCAGATTACTTAAAAAAGATTGTTTCCAAAGGATCCTTGACTTTGAGAGAGGAAAGAAACAAGCATCACACGATTAAAACATACCAaattttataatacaatttaAAGAGAAATTAAACAAACTTACACAATAGCATGATTTTTCTCATCAGCCATTGGCATAGATACATAACTCACTAGCTCCGGTGAACTTGTCTCCGATCTCCA
The DNA window shown above is from Solanum stenotomum isolate F172 chromosome 6, ASM1918654v1, whole genome shotgun sequence and carries:
- the LOC125869339 gene encoding uncharacterized protein LOC125869339 — protein: MLKASSLKVSSKLFNSHTKIQSFYPEQDLKGQKVAIIGLGKSGSAATKLALARGASVIAIDQNENSGSTFNINNSFLDLKNADLKTFFGNFDDKILKEADIVIVSPGIPLEKYGIQSMICSGKEVLSELDFAAQVIPSCTKVLAVTGTNGKSTVTTFAGQILNHLGFETFVGGNLGVPLSEAGFHSSNRRPLEVAVVEVSSYQLEIPPKYFCPSVAVILNLTPDHLERHQVMKNYATIKCRIFSHMRGNKIGILPLGNPYLDEAVMDHADGVSLAWIGGSPGVNVDVEAKIAELKLPTLGCVSQLQLSELKAVGKHNYTNAAVAALSVLGLDIEIKAEAFSSTISKLTTLPHRMQVVHVDDDGIVYVDDSKATNVEATYFGLIGFELKSVVLLGGVAKEVKMKGSNGFEQLVEPLRHHRGVITFGFSGKMIQKTLCANGLTIPCLNAEILKDAVSLARSIAQRGDAIVLSPGCASFDEFRNFEHRGRIFQEFAISSE
- the LOC125868098 gene encoding uncharacterized protein LOC125868098 isoform X2, whose protein sequence is MVIGSNVFLASTMLYGLVKSGWWSILMVMATMMWWILASSGIRELLMKNVLLYMYCNDFNGGKLTLEEIGGKFADEFVYLPLDDEKNHAIV